DNA sequence from the Marinilongibacter aquaticus genome:
CATTATCGCCGAAGTAGCCCGAAAGTTAAAAGAGAACAACATCGAATTGCCGTTTACACTCTATGTGGTCAATGCGGTGCAGGAAGAAATCGGCTTGCGTGGTGCGGAAATGATCAGCCGCCGACTGAAACCCGATGTGGCCATTGTCACGGATGTTACGCACGATACGCAATCGCCCATGTACGACAAAAAGAAATCCGGTGATATCTCTTGTGGAAAAGGCCCCGTGCTCACATACGGCCCAGCTGTGCAAAACAATCTGCTGAATTTCATTCTTGATACCGCGGAAGAAAAAGGCCTGCCCATTCAGAAAAGTGCTGCAAGCCGCTCGACGGGTACAGATACCGATGCCTTTGCCTATTCGGCGGAAGGTGTGCCATCTGCATTGATTTCATTGCCCTTGAAATACATGCACACCACAGTGGAAACGACCCACAAAGAAGACGTACAAGCCTGTATCGATCTGTATTATGCTGTTTTAACCAGCTTGAAAGACGGTCAAGATTTCAAGTACATTCAATAAACGACGCAAACATCGGCGGCCTCTACGAGGCCGCCGATTGTTCAATCTCTAAATTCAAGCCTTGTCAACTCAATAGGAAAGGCATAAAAGTCAGCATGAGGATTGTCCATTACTCGACCGGAAAACATAATCTTCGTCCCCGAACTTTTCAAAGAATCGGGCAAATTGCAAGGCACAACTTCTGGCAAACCGGGATGACCGCTCAGGGCAATTACCCAAAAACTCACTGTATGGCTGTCGTTCAGACTTACCGCTTCTACTGTTCCAAGATTGTTTTTCAATTCTTCCCGAATAAACCAGTCGCTGGTCCATGCACATTTTTCCAAAGCCAAGCCCTCTTCCAATTCCACGTTTGATTTTTTACAGGATTGCAATGCGAATAAAACCATCGAGGTCAAAAAAATCGCCAACGCATTCCTCTTTCTGTTTTGTTTCAAATCAATGTCTGTTTTGAGGAATGACACAAATAACTCGTATTCGGTTGTGAAGGTTTATCCAAAACCTTTTTAACGGGCAGTATTTTTAATCCCAAGATTCGATCACTTCCTTGTTTACCAATCCTTTTCTTCAAGCTCAAAAATCGCATCGACTGTCGTGTGAAAAACGGCGGCAATTTTTAAAGCCAATACCGTAGACAAATTGTAATCGCCCGATTCTATGGCGTTGATCGTTTGTCGGCTTACTTTTACCTTTTCGGCCAATTGTGCCTGTGTGAAATCGTTTTTGGCACGCTCTACTTTCACCGTATTTTTCATGACTCCCCTCCTCTCTTCATTTTCAGTAAATACCAATTGAACCGCACGATGAAGAAAAGCAAGAGAGCAAACAAATTGATGATCATCACCCAATAAAAAGCCATGTCGTACACAAAGAGAATACAAAATGCCAAGGCCCCACAATTGAAATAAGTGGCCCAAAGCAAAGAATCCAAACGCACTTTCATGATGTATTCGTCTTCTACAGCTTCTCTGGAAAAAGCCACCAAAACACAGCCGGCCAAAATCCAAAGTGCAATCAGTTCGTCCAGCACATTGTTTTGTATGAAATGGGCAAACTGCCAGTTTTCCTCAAAAAGTGGATCGGAAACAAGGGCAAAAACAGGCCAATTGAAAAGTTTATTGTTATCGTCTGCATCGAGTAGCAACCACCCCACACCTACAAAAAGTGCGGGGATCAAAATAAACCAGCCTATTTTCTTAAAGGCATGGGGCAATAGATTTTTCATAATTGTATTGATTAAAGTTCAATTCAAATGTAAAATATACTTTACATTAAATCAAATATATTTTACAAATAATCAAACAAACCATACAATTTACCGCTTAAATTTTCAGGCTTGATTCACAAAACCCATGTGAGCCAGACCGTTCTAAACCATCAAAAGCAGAACTGAGCGAGTCCGTACTTTTCCTTTTCAAAATTTCGGTCTATCTTCAAAAACCTTAAGCCAAAGCAATCCGTAGGTCTTCAAAATTCAAGCTCATGCACATCGCGATTATCGGGAATGGAATCAGCGGCATTACAGCCGCCCGTGAAATCAGAAAAAAAAGTGATTGCAAAATCACCGTAATTTCTGCCGAAACCGATCACTTCTTTTCACGCACAGCCCTTATGTACATTTATATGGGCCACATGAAATACGAGCACACCAAACCTTATGAAGATTGGTTTTGGGGAAAAAATCGAATCGATCTGCTGCGAAAACGGGTTGAAGATGTGGATTTTGAGCAAAAAACATTGCATTTCGGCGATGGCCATTCTTTGGCCTACGACAAATTGGTATTGGCCACAGGCTCTGTACCCAACAAATTCGGTTGGCCCGGCCAAGAGGCCAAGGGCGTGCAAGGCCTTTACAGCTATCAAGACCTTGAGAGTTTGGAAGAAATGTCTGATCGCATCGGTACTGCGGTGATTGTGGGCGGCGGTCTCATTGGAGTAGAATTGGCCGAAATGCTGCTTTCTAGAAATAAAAAAGTGATTTTCCTTATTCGCGAAAAGCAGTATTGGTCTTCGGTTTTGCCGTTGGAAGAATCGGAGATGATCGCTTCGCATATTCGTGCACACGGCGTGGATTTACGCACAGAATCTGAATTGAGCGAAATATTGACCGACGCAGAAAATAGAGTCTCGGGCATCAAGACAAGAAGTGGAGAAAATATCGCCTGTCAATTTGTGGGACTTACGGTGGGCGTAAAACCCAATATCGGATTTTTGGAAAACAGCCAATTGGAAACGGACAAAGGCATTTTGGTGGACCGTTTTCTTGAAACCAACCTTAGCGACGTCTATGCCATTGGCGATTGTGTGCAGCACCGCCTGCCGCCCGAAGGAAGAAAACCACTCGAACAAATCTGGTATACCGGAAAAATAATGGGTGAAACGCTAGCCGCAAACC
Encoded proteins:
- a CDS encoding helix-turn-helix transcriptional regulator, translating into MKNTVKVERAKNDFTQAQLAEKVKVSRQTINAIESGDYNLSTVLALKIAAVFHTTVDAIFELEEKDW
- a CDS encoding NAD(P)/FAD-dependent oxidoreductase, which gives rise to MHIAIIGNGISGITAAREIRKKSDCKITVISAETDHFFSRTALMYIYMGHMKYEHTKPYEDWFWGKNRIDLLRKRVEDVDFEQKTLHFGDGHSLAYDKLVLATGSVPNKFGWPGQEAKGVQGLYSYQDLESLEEMSDRIGTAVIVGGGLIGVELAEMLLSRNKKVIFLIREKQYWSSVLPLEESEMIASHIRAHGVDLRTESELSEILTDAENRVSGIKTRSGENIACQFVGLTVGVKPNIGFLENSQLETDKGILVDRFLETNLSDVYAIGDCVQHRLPPEGRKPLEQIWYTGKIMGETLAANLTGEKKEYSPGVFFNSAKFFDIEYQTYGSVPAQKPSHVESFMWKHPEQPKLVRINFDTESGAVLGMNTFGIRMRHELWQAWIEEKKVVDELMAELHKANFDPEFYQKHEEEILVDFNAQYSKTIKSSRKRGLLNFIFS